One window from the genome of Roseisolibacter agri encodes:
- a CDS encoding heavy-metal-associated domain-containing protein, protein MRVAHLTISGMTAVHAVRAVYTAFAGVPGVSRAEVVMGGATVEHDGTVTEAMLADAVALAGCALVAVREERRLPTL, encoded by the coding sequence GTGCGCGTCGCCCACCTCACCATCAGCGGCATGACCGCCGTCCACGCCGTGCGGGCGGTCTACACCGCGTTCGCGGGCGTGCCGGGCGTGTCGCGCGCGGAGGTCGTGATGGGCGGCGCGACGGTGGAGCACGACGGCACCGTGACCGAGGCGATGCTCGCCGACGCGGTGGCGCTGGCCGGCTGCGCGCTGGTCGCGGTGCGCGAGGAGCGGCGGCTGCCGACGCTGTAG
- a CDS encoding NAD(P)-dependent oxidoreductase, with the protein MRVSFLGLGAIGLPMARHLAAPFALTVWNRTAAKAAAFAATHVGTRHAATPADAARGADVVITCLPSSHEVEALLDGPDGVLAGLAAGALLIDCTSGDPATSRRIAARLAERDVAFLDAPVSGGVVGAERGALSVMVGGDAATLERARPVLQAFGERIVHCGAVGAGDAVKAINNALLAMHIWATGEGLAMLTKAGVDPAVALDVVNASSGRSNASMNLFPERVLTRAFPRTFRLALLDKDVGIAAEVAREQRTPAPLLQLTAELFRLAHHELGEVADHVEAVQLIERWAGTTIAPHRAAAPKPTPAPAHVDAQEAQDAREAAEATLEQPL; encoded by the coding sequence ATGCGTGTCTCGTTTCTCGGCCTCGGCGCCATCGGGCTGCCGATGGCCCGCCACCTCGCCGCGCCGTTCGCGCTGACGGTCTGGAACCGGACGGCCGCCAAGGCCGCCGCGTTCGCCGCCACGCACGTCGGCACGCGCCACGCGGCGACGCCCGCCGACGCGGCGCGCGGCGCCGACGTCGTCATCACCTGCCTGCCGTCGTCGCACGAGGTCGAGGCGCTGCTCGACGGCCCGGACGGGGTGCTCGCGGGGCTCGCCGCGGGCGCGCTGCTGATCGACTGCACCTCGGGCGATCCCGCGACGTCGCGCCGCATCGCCGCGCGGCTAGCCGAGCGCGACGTCGCGTTCCTCGACGCGCCGGTGAGCGGCGGCGTGGTGGGCGCGGAGAGGGGCGCGCTCTCGGTGATGGTCGGCGGCGACGCGGCCACGCTGGAGCGCGCGCGCCCCGTGCTGCAGGCGTTCGGCGAGCGCATCGTCCACTGCGGCGCGGTGGGCGCGGGCGACGCGGTGAAGGCGATCAACAACGCGCTCCTCGCGATGCACATCTGGGCCACCGGCGAGGGGCTGGCGATGCTGACGAAGGCGGGCGTCGATCCCGCCGTCGCGCTCGACGTCGTGAACGCGTCCAGCGGCCGCTCGAACGCCAGCATGAACCTGTTCCCCGAGCGCGTGCTGACGCGCGCGTTCCCGCGCACCTTCCGCCTCGCGCTGCTGGACAAGGACGTCGGCATCGCGGCCGAGGTGGCGCGCGAGCAGCGCACGCCCGCGCCGCTGCTGCAGCTGACCGCGGAGCTGTTCCGCCTCGCGCACCACGAGCTGGGCGAGGTGGCGGACCACGTCGAGGCGGTGCAGCTGATCGAGCGCTGGGCGGGCACGACGATCGCGCCGCACCGCGCGGCCGCGCCGAAGCCCACGCCCGCGCCGGCGCACGTCGACGCGCAGGAGGCCCAGGACGCGCGCGAGGCGGCCGAGGCGACGCTGGAGCAGCCGCTGTGA
- a CDS encoding cysteine desulfurase-like protein, which yields MTTAATPDAALDLAAVRAAFPALARTHGGQPVAYFDGPGGTQVPRSVADAMHDYLLHHNANTHWAYPTSAETDAIIDGAREAVADLLGGAPNEIVFGHNMTTLAFHLARALHRGGGDVAPFGSGDEIVVTELDHHGNVAPWCALARECGGTVRVARMDTATGTLDWDHLASLLGPRTRLLAIGAASNALGTITDVARAAAMARAVGALTFVDGVHAVPHVPFDVRALADAGVGFVGCSSYKFYGPHAGILWGRADLLASLDVPKLDPAPETAPERFETGTQNHEGIAGIAATVDFLASLGDDAGVASGTRRERLARAFARLHAAGQGLVALLWDGLRAIPGVAVYGPPPGTARTPTVSFTVAGHRSRDVAIALAARGVFVSHGDFYAQTVAERYGVGDEGFVRAGCAAYTTRAEVERLVAGVAALVRS from the coding sequence GTGACCACGGCCGCGACGCCCGACGCCGCGCTCGACCTCGCCGCGGTGCGCGCCGCGTTCCCCGCGCTCGCCCGCACACACGGCGGCCAGCCGGTCGCGTACTTCGACGGGCCGGGCGGCACGCAGGTGCCCCGCAGCGTCGCCGACGCGATGCACGACTACCTGCTGCACCACAACGCGAACACGCACTGGGCGTATCCGACCAGCGCCGAGACGGATGCGATCATCGACGGCGCGCGCGAGGCGGTCGCGGACCTCCTCGGTGGCGCGCCGAACGAGATCGTCTTCGGCCACAACATGACGACGCTCGCCTTCCACCTCGCGCGGGCCCTGCACCGCGGCGGCGGCGACGTCGCGCCGTTCGGGTCGGGCGACGAGATCGTCGTCACGGAGCTCGACCACCACGGCAACGTCGCGCCCTGGTGCGCGCTGGCGCGGGAGTGCGGCGGCACGGTGCGCGTGGCGCGGATGGACACCGCGACCGGCACGCTCGATTGGGACCACCTCGCTTCGCTCCTCGGCCCGCGGACGCGGCTGCTCGCGATCGGCGCGGCGTCCAACGCGCTCGGCACCATCACGGACGTCGCCCGCGCCGCGGCGATGGCGCGCGCGGTGGGCGCGCTGACCTTCGTGGACGGCGTGCACGCGGTGCCGCACGTCCCGTTCGACGTGCGCGCGCTCGCCGACGCGGGCGTGGGCTTCGTCGGCTGCTCGTCGTACAAGTTCTACGGGCCGCATGCCGGCATCCTGTGGGGCCGCGCGGACCTGCTGGCATCGCTCGACGTGCCGAAGCTCGATCCCGCGCCCGAGACCGCGCCCGAGCGCTTCGAGACCGGCACGCAGAACCACGAGGGCATCGCCGGCATCGCTGCCACGGTGGATTTCCTCGCGTCCCTCGGCGACGACGCGGGCGTGGCGTCGGGCACGCGGCGCGAGCGGTTGGCGCGCGCCTTCGCGCGGCTGCACGCCGCGGGGCAGGGGCTGGTCGCGCTCCTGTGGGACGGGCTCCGCGCGATCCCCGGCGTCGCCGTCTACGGCCCGCCGCCGGGAACCGCGCGCACGCCGACGGTGTCCTTCACGGTCGCGGGGCACCGCTCGCGCGACGTCGCCATCGCGCTCGCGGCGCGCGGCGTGTTCGTGTCGCACGGCGACTTCTACGCGCAGACCGTGGCGGAGCGCTACGGCGTGGGCGACGAGGGCTTCGTGCGCGCGGGCTGCGCCGCCTACACGACGCGCGCCGAGGTCGAGCGGCTCGTGGCCGGCGTCGCGGCGCTCGTCCGCTCCTGA
- a CDS encoding M28 family peptidase, with product MPLSFRHALAALPLCALPLAAQAPATPRVTKDAPARSAQAELPLKHAPRPTTAAITPADLMTRVYLYADDSLMGRQVGSVHNDRATDYIAGELRRLGLEPAGENGTYFQSAVERRALVAGSAFGAEGAPLTLGSDFVPRDPIAAIRPFDGLPIVYAGTWGDAALLAGDAVAGKVVVVSTPLDAAGRPTWNNLRIPIVQRFANAAAIAVAGLDGIPPAFTAQLMEPAVGVRGMAAGPRPSANAQPAFVWVTRDAAATLLGTPLAGATPGAQGRIARGSIAFETQPAPGRNVVAILRGSDPVLRNTFVAIGAHNDHVGFDHEPVDHDSLRTVLTVTRPGGADSPERPVTAEEATRIRRMIDSLRALRPARQDSIYNGADDDGSGSMALLEIAESVAAARVKPKRSLLFVWHTGEEAGLFGAQYFTDHPTVSRDSIVAQLNVDMIGRGSASDLQEGGPAYVQLIGSKRLSTELGALVESVGSAARPTPFRFDYTYDANGHPEQYYCRSDHYMYARYGIPVVFFSTGGHRDYHMVTDEPQYLDYPKYAAVTQLIHDVALRVASLDHRPALSAPKPDPRGQCVQ from the coding sequence ATGCCTCTCTCGTTCCGCCACGCGCTCGCCGCGCTGCCGCTGTGCGCGCTCCCCCTGGCCGCGCAGGCGCCCGCGACGCCACGCGTCACCAAGGACGCGCCGGCGAGGTCCGCGCAGGCCGAGCTGCCGCTCAAGCACGCGCCGCGGCCGACGACGGCGGCGATCACGCCCGCGGACCTGATGACGCGTGTCTACCTCTACGCGGACGACTCGCTGATGGGGCGACAGGTCGGCAGCGTCCACAACGACCGCGCGACCGACTACATCGCCGGCGAGCTGCGTCGCCTCGGCCTCGAGCCGGCGGGCGAGAACGGCACGTACTTCCAGAGCGCCGTCGAGCGCCGCGCGCTCGTCGCCGGCAGCGCGTTCGGCGCCGAGGGCGCGCCGCTCACGCTCGGCAGCGACTTCGTGCCGCGCGATCCGATCGCCGCCATCCGCCCGTTCGACGGGCTGCCCATCGTCTACGCGGGCACGTGGGGCGACGCGGCGCTGCTCGCGGGCGACGCGGTGGCGGGCAAGGTCGTCGTCGTCTCCACGCCGCTCGACGCTGCGGGGCGTCCGACCTGGAACAACCTGCGCATCCCGATCGTGCAGCGCTTCGCGAATGCGGCGGCGATCGCGGTGGCGGGGCTCGACGGCATCCCGCCGGCGTTCACGGCGCAGCTGATGGAGCCCGCGGTCGGCGTGCGCGGGATGGCCGCCGGACCGCGGCCGAGCGCGAACGCGCAGCCGGCGTTCGTGTGGGTGACGCGCGACGCGGCGGCCACGCTCCTGGGCACGCCGCTCGCCGGCGCCACGCCGGGCGCGCAGGGCCGCATCGCGCGCGGCAGCATCGCGTTCGAGACGCAGCCGGCGCCCGGCCGCAACGTCGTCGCGATCCTGCGCGGCTCCGATCCGGTGCTGCGCAACACCTTCGTCGCGATCGGCGCGCACAACGATCACGTCGGCTTCGATCACGAGCCGGTGGACCACGACTCGCTGCGCACGGTGCTCACCGTGACGCGTCCCGGCGGCGCCGACAGCCCGGAGCGTCCGGTGACCGCCGAGGAGGCCACGCGCATCCGCCGCATGATCGACAGCCTGCGCGCGCTGCGTCCCGCGCGCCAGGACTCGATCTACAACGGCGCGGACGACGACGGCTCCGGCTCGATGGCGCTGCTCGAGATCGCGGAGAGCGTCGCGGCCGCGCGCGTGAAGCCCAAGCGCTCGCTCCTGTTCGTGTGGCACACGGGCGAGGAGGCGGGGCTGTTCGGCGCGCAGTACTTCACCGACCACCCGACCGTGTCGCGCGACTCGATCGTCGCGCAGCTGAACGTCGACATGATCGGGCGCGGCAGCGCGAGCGACCTGCAGGAGGGCGGCCCGGCGTACGTGCAGCTCATCGGCTCCAAGCGCCTGTCGACCGAGCTGGGCGCGCTCGTCGAGTCGGTCGGCAGCGCGGCGCGCCCGACACCGTTCCGCTTCGACTACACCTACGATGCGAACGGGCACCCCGAGCAGTACTACTGCCGCAGCGACCACTACATGTACGCGCGCTACGGCATCCCGGTCGTGTTCTTCTCGACGGGCGGCCACCGCGACTACCACATGGTGACCGACGAGCCGCAGTACCTCGACTATCCCAAGTACGCGGCGGTGACGCAGCTGATCCACGACGTCGCGCTGCGCGTCGCGAGCCTCGACCACCGGCCGGCGCTCAGCGCGCCGAAGCCCGACCCGCGCGGGCAGTGCGTGCAGTGA
- a CDS encoding ring-cleaving dioxygenase, translated as MQLTGIHHLTAVSASIRENFRFYTDVMGMRLVKRSVNQDDVTAYHLFYADAVGSPGTDLTFFDWSVPRERRGSRTITRTHLRVQGGDSLEYWARRLTEHGIAHGGIVQRDGRATLDFDDREGQRLALVDDGGAGDPPTPWTRSPVPPEHQIRGLGPIVMSVPSLQPTDVVVEQVLNMRRVRDYPHPDNARHTVHVYEMGAGGPHAELHVAVQPNLPAASPGAGGVHHVAFRSPDADYEAWAERLNTMGVPNSGEVDRYWFRSLYLREPNGVLFEIATDGPGFAVDEDPATLGEKVVLAPFLEPRREAILANLKPID; from the coding sequence ATGCAACTGACCGGCATCCACCACCTGACGGCCGTCTCGGCCAGCATCCGCGAGAACTTCCGCTTCTACACCGACGTGATGGGCATGCGGCTGGTGAAGCGGAGCGTGAACCAGGACGACGTCACGGCCTACCACCTGTTCTACGCCGACGCCGTCGGCTCGCCGGGCACGGACCTGACGTTCTTCGACTGGTCGGTGCCGCGCGAGCGGCGCGGCTCGCGCACGATCACGCGCACCCACCTGCGCGTGCAGGGTGGCGACTCGCTGGAGTACTGGGCGCGCCGGCTCACGGAGCACGGCATCGCGCACGGCGGCATCGTGCAGCGCGACGGCCGCGCGACGCTCGACTTCGACGACCGCGAGGGCCAGCGGCTGGCGCTCGTGGACGACGGCGGCGCGGGCGATCCGCCGACGCCGTGGACGCGCAGTCCCGTGCCGCCCGAGCACCAGATCCGCGGGCTGGGCCCGATCGTGATGAGCGTGCCGAGCCTGCAGCCGACGGACGTCGTGGTGGAGCAGGTGCTCAACATGCGCCGCGTGCGCGACTACCCGCACCCCGACAACGCGCGCCACACCGTGCACGTGTACGAGATGGGCGCGGGTGGCCCCCATGCGGAGCTGCACGTCGCGGTGCAGCCGAACCTCCCGGCTGCGTCTCCGGGCGCCGGCGGCGTGCACCACGTCGCGTTCCGCAGCCCCGACGCCGACTACGAGGCGTGGGCCGAGCGGCTGAACACGATGGGCGTGCCGAACAGCGGCGAGGTCGATCGCTACTGGTTCCGCTCCCTGTACCTGCGCGAGCCGAACGGCGTGCTGTTCGAGATCGCGACCGACGGCCCCGGCTTCGCGGTCGACGAGGATCCCGCGACGCTCGGCGAGAAGGTGGTGCTGGCGCCGTTCCTCGAGCCGCGCCGCGAGGCCATCCTCGCGAACCTGAAGCCGATCGACTGA
- a CDS encoding NADPH-dependent FMN reductase, protein MPTDEQSTDRRPVRVLIFAASLRQHSLNDRLATLAETVVREKGGVADRAAMSDFDCPSYDGDAEKEDGLPEGARRLRDRLVTADACIIASPEYNASMPGVLKNTIDWVSRHRPQPLNGRQLLLLSASPSMVGGNRGLWALRVPLEHLGARVYPDMFSLAQAHEAFGDNGRLSNATLQQRFESTIECFLDLVEAAKHYRALKKQWVEFLGERPAAVIDRVEHTSVDAR, encoded by the coding sequence ATGCCGACCGACGAGCAGTCCACCGACCGCCGCCCCGTGCGCGTGCTGATCTTCGCCGCGTCGCTGCGCCAGCACTCGCTGAACGACCGGCTGGCGACGCTCGCCGAAACGGTGGTGCGCGAGAAGGGTGGCGTGGCGGACCGCGCGGCGATGTCGGACTTCGACTGCCCCTCGTACGACGGCGACGCGGAGAAGGAGGACGGGCTGCCCGAGGGCGCGCGGCGGCTGCGCGACCGGCTCGTGACCGCGGACGCGTGCATCATCGCGTCGCCCGAGTACAACGCGTCGATGCCCGGCGTGTTGAAGAACACGATCGACTGGGTGTCGCGCCATCGCCCGCAGCCGCTGAACGGGCGGCAGCTGCTGCTGCTCTCCGCGTCGCCGTCGATGGTGGGCGGCAACCGCGGGCTGTGGGCGCTGCGCGTGCCGCTGGAGCACCTGGGCGCGCGCGTCTATCCCGACATGTTCTCACTGGCGCAGGCGCACGAGGCGTTCGGCGACAACGGGCGCCTGTCGAACGCGACGCTGCAGCAGCGGTTCGAGAGCACGATCGAGTGCTTCCTCGACCTGGTCGAGGCGGCGAAGCACTACCGTGCGCTGAAGAAGCAGTGGGTGGAGTTCCTGGGCGAGCGCCCGGCCGCGGTCATCGACCGCGTGGAGCATACCAGCGTGGACGCGCGCTGA
- a CDS encoding alpha/beta hydrolase, translating into MAQETAALSLVHLVRPPVTPPAPGERAPLLVLLHGVGGNEEAMLAIAPAMDPRFLIVSARGPHVMGPRAFGWFHVTFTPQGPAIAADEAAASWAAIARFVDEAVAAYEADPGRVHLAGFSQGAIMGLATLLTAPERVAGVVAMSGRLLPEVLPHAAPDAALDGKAVLIVHGVDDQKLGVHYARGARETLARFPLRLDYRELPMGHAMTSESVAEVARWLSARLVEPPAAR; encoded by the coding sequence ATGGCGCAGGAGACGGCTGCGCTCTCGCTCGTGCACCTGGTGCGCCCGCCCGTCACGCCGCCGGCGCCCGGCGAGCGCGCGCCGCTGCTGGTGCTGCTGCACGGCGTCGGCGGGAACGAGGAGGCGATGCTGGCGATCGCGCCCGCGATGGACCCGCGCTTCCTGATCGTCAGCGCGCGCGGCCCGCACGTGATGGGGCCGCGCGCGTTCGGGTGGTTCCACGTGACGTTCACGCCGCAGGGGCCGGCGATCGCCGCCGACGAGGCGGCCGCGAGCTGGGCGGCGATCGCGCGCTTCGTGGACGAGGCGGTCGCGGCCTACGAGGCGGACCCGGGGCGCGTGCACCTCGCCGGCTTCAGCCAGGGCGCGATCATGGGGCTGGCGACGCTGCTCACGGCGCCGGAGCGCGTGGCGGGCGTGGTGGCGATGAGCGGCCGGCTGCTGCCCGAGGTGCTGCCGCACGCCGCGCCCGATGCCGCGCTGGACGGGAAGGCGGTGCTGATCGTGCACGGCGTGGACGACCAGAAGCTCGGCGTCCACTACGCCCGCGGCGCGCGCGAGACGCTGGCGCGCTTCCCGCTGCGGCTGGACTACCGCGAGCTGCCGATGGGACACGCCATGACGTCCGAGAGCGTGGCCGAGGTGGCGCGCTGGCTCTCCGCGCGCCTCGTGGAACCGCCCGCGGCGCGCTGA
- a CDS encoding VOC family protein produces the protein MGTTTQDIFGATPDVAPATPGSYGQAPTGYRLPEATRLGAVRLQVADLARSIAYYEGTLGLRVTDRDATSARLAAHGDDATLVELRERRGARPMTQRGRLGLYHFAILLPDRASLGRFVRHLAETGVRAGAGDHLVSEAFYLQDSDGLGIEVYADRPRETWRRVGRELMMATDPVDVASLVQAAGNAPWTGMPAGTVMGHVHLHVGDVARAAAFYADGIGFDRMVWQYPGALFLGAGGYHHHLGTNTWAGSGARTPTDDDARLSEWTIVLPTATDVDAAAESLTRGGHVVTREGRDALATDPWGTTVRLRAEG, from the coding sequence ATGGGCACGACGACGCAGGACATCTTCGGCGCGACGCCGGACGTCGCGCCGGCCACGCCCGGCAGCTACGGTCAGGCGCCCACGGGCTACCGCCTCCCCGAGGCGACGCGCCTCGGCGCGGTGCGGCTGCAGGTCGCCGACCTCGCGCGCTCGATCGCGTACTACGAGGGCACGCTCGGCCTCCGCGTGACGGACCGCGACGCGACGTCGGCGCGGCTGGCGGCGCACGGCGACGACGCGACGCTGGTGGAGCTGCGCGAGCGGCGCGGCGCGCGGCCGATGACGCAGCGCGGCCGGCTCGGCCTCTACCACTTCGCGATCCTCCTCCCCGACCGGGCGTCGCTCGGCCGCTTCGTGCGGCACCTCGCGGAGACGGGCGTCCGCGCGGGCGCGGGCGACCACCTCGTGAGCGAGGCGTTCTACCTGCAGGACTCCGACGGACTCGGCATCGAGGTCTACGCGGATCGTCCGCGCGAGACGTGGCGCCGAGTCGGCCGCGAGCTGATGATGGCCACCGATCCGGTGGACGTCGCGTCGCTCGTGCAGGCGGCGGGCAATGCGCCGTGGACGGGCATGCCGGCCGGCACGGTGATGGGCCACGTGCACCTGCACGTCGGCGACGTGGCGCGCGCGGCGGCGTTCTACGCGGACGGCATCGGCTTCGACCGGATGGTGTGGCAGTACCCGGGCGCGCTCTTCCTGGGCGCGGGCGGCTACCACCACCACCTGGGCACCAACACGTGGGCCGGCAGCGGCGCGCGCACGCCCACCGACGACGACGCGCGGCTGTCCGAGTGGACGATCGTGCTGCCGACCGCCACCGACGTCGACGCGGCGGCCGAGAGCCTGACGCGCGGCGGGCACGTGGTGACGCGCGAGGGACGCGACGCGCTCGCCACCGATCCATGGGGCACCACGGTGCGCCTGCGCGCGGAGGGCTGA
- a CDS encoding DoxX family protein has product MTTAASALRPAPRIDLGLLVLRVIVGIVFAAHGWQKLFVFGFAGVGGAFAQMGAPLPSVTGPLIGFVELLGGLALVAGLLTRLAAVGLALDMLGAIVLVHAAAGFFAPNGVEFVLTLCAGALTLLLTGAGRYSLDHRIASRSGAR; this is encoded by the coding sequence ATGACGACCGCAGCCTCCGCCCTCCGCCCTGCTCCGCGCATCGACCTCGGACTGCTCGTGCTGCGGGTGATCGTCGGCATCGTCTTCGCCGCGCACGGGTGGCAGAAGCTGTTCGTGTTCGGCTTCGCGGGCGTCGGCGGCGCCTTCGCGCAGATGGGCGCGCCACTGCCGAGCGTCACCGGTCCGCTGATCGGCTTCGTCGAGCTGCTCGGCGGCCTGGCGCTGGTCGCCGGGCTGCTGACGCGCCTCGCGGCGGTCGGCCTCGCGCTCGACATGCTGGGCGCGATCGTGCTGGTGCACGCGGCGGCCGGCTTCTTCGCGCCGAACGGCGTGGAGTTCGTGCTGACGCTCTGCGCCGGCGCGCTGACGCTGCTGCTCACGGGCGCGGGCCGCTACTCGCTCGACCACCGCATCGCGTCGCGCAGTGGCGCGCGCTGA
- a CDS encoding MarR family winged helix-turn-helix transcriptional regulator: MPLTLRDEIRQTRPFQSLEQEAALSIERTSVVLKHRTQESLREFGITGTQLNVLRILRGAGPDGLCRNEIGERLVSQVPDVTRLLDRMEEAGLVTRERSTEDRRLVRTRITPDGLALLDRLDAPLVEMHREQLGHLSREQLQTLIDLLALVRQGG; encoded by the coding sequence ATGCCACTCACGCTACGTGACGAGATCCGCCAGACCCGCCCCTTCCAGAGCCTGGAGCAGGAGGCGGCGCTCTCCATCGAGCGCACGTCCGTCGTGCTCAAGCACCGGACGCAGGAGTCGCTGCGCGAGTTCGGGATCACGGGGACGCAGCTGAACGTGCTGCGGATCCTGCGCGGCGCCGGGCCCGACGGCCTGTGCCGCAACGAGATCGGCGAGCGGCTGGTCTCGCAGGTCCCCGACGTGACCCGCCTGCTCGACCGCATGGAGGAGGCGGGGCTCGTGACCCGCGAGCGCAGCACGGAGGACCGCCGGCTGGTCCGCACGCGCATCACGCCGGACGGGCTCGCGCTCCTCGACCGCCTCGACGCCCCGCTGGTCGAGATGCACCGCGAGCAGCTCGGCCACCTGAGCCGAGAGCAGCTCCAGACGCTGATCGACCTGCTGGCGCTGGTACGACAGGGCGGCTGA
- a CDS encoding putative glycoside hydrolase — MPTRRVRVRHALATLLAIATTATAACDSHRAEAGPQPAAAPAPQPGPAGATAKDGQAPDTTQGPSGPGAAVADSLARAASPAIRALYVNRFAAQSARRMRELVALADSTEVNALVIDLKDEFGLNYRSANPAFAQNAGEMAKLRDVRALTDTLRAHGILPIARLVVFKDSVTARVHPQWTIRRPDGSIWRDHKGLAWVDPHQRELWDYNIGVAEELARLGFGEIQFDYIRFPEPYASLPRQVFPGDKGQSKPDAIREFLQTANARLDKLGVRTTADIFGLVTTVGGPLEVAQHWERLSPVTDVLLPMVYPSHYPPGSLGVARPNAEPYQIVFRAIKRARERDAALGITGRENVRPYLQAFSLGKPDYGAEEVRQQKQAVYDAGYDGWVLWHPGSKYAPFEAALEKGPLASRKRTAAAR, encoded by the coding sequence ATGCCCACACGCCGCGTCCGCGTCCGTCACGCGCTCGCCACGCTGCTCGCCATCGCGACCACCGCGACCGCCGCCTGCGACAGCCACCGCGCGGAGGCTGGCCCGCAGCCCGCGGCGGCGCCTGCCCCCCAGCCCGGACCCGCCGGCGCGACGGCGAAGGACGGCCAGGCACCCGACACGACGCAGGGGCCGAGCGGTCCGGGCGCGGCGGTCGCCGACTCCCTCGCGCGTGCCGCGTCGCCCGCGATCCGCGCGCTGTACGTGAACCGGTTCGCGGCGCAGAGCGCGCGGCGCATGCGCGAGCTGGTGGCGCTCGCCGACTCGACGGAGGTCAACGCGCTCGTCATCGACCTGAAGGACGAGTTCGGGCTGAACTACCGCTCGGCCAACCCCGCGTTCGCGCAGAACGCGGGCGAGATGGCCAAGCTGCGCGACGTGCGCGCGCTCACCGACACGCTGCGCGCGCACGGCATCCTCCCGATCGCGCGGCTGGTCGTGTTCAAGGACTCGGTGACGGCGCGCGTGCACCCGCAGTGGACCATCCGCCGCCCCGACGGCTCCATCTGGCGCGACCACAAGGGGCTCGCGTGGGTCGATCCACACCAGCGCGAGCTCTGGGACTACAACATCGGCGTCGCGGAGGAGCTGGCGCGGCTCGGCTTCGGCGAGATCCAGTTCGACTACATCCGCTTTCCGGAGCCGTACGCGTCGCTGCCGCGGCAGGTCTTCCCCGGCGACAAGGGGCAGTCGAAGCCGGACGCGATCAGGGAGTTCCTGCAGACGGCCAATGCGCGCCTCGACAAGCTGGGCGTGCGCACGACCGCCGACATCTTCGGGCTGGTGACGACGGTCGGCGGCCCGCTGGAGGTCGCGCAGCACTGGGAGCGGCTGTCGCCCGTCACCGACGTGCTGCTGCCGATGGTGTATCCGTCGCACTATCCGCCGGGAAGCCTCGGCGTCGCGCGCCCCAACGCGGAGCCGTACCAGATCGTCTTCCGCGCGATCAAGCGCGCCCGCGAGCGCGACGCCGCGCTCGGGATCACGGGGCGCGAGAACGTGCGGCCGTACCTGCAGGCGTTCAGCCTCGGAAAGCCCGACTACGGGGCCGAGGAGGTGCGGCAGCAGAAGCAGGCCGTGTACGATGCGGGGTACGACGGCTGGGTGCTCTGGCACCCGGGCTCGAAGTACGCGCCGTTCGAGGCGGCGCTCGAGAAGGGCCCGCTCGCGTCGCGCAAGCGGACCGCCGCTGCTCGGTGA
- a CDS encoding acyl-CoA thioesterase, with protein MSLFTPRTPRESQHETSQLMMPEHANNLGHVFGGVILSMMDTAAAVAAFRHARNNCVTVSIDRVDFREPIHVGDLVVMKASVNFVGRTSMEVGVRVEAEELTTGRRRHTNSCYLTFVAVDRNGRPIEVPPLRPEMPDEVRRYEAARERRRRRLEERHAEQGRAPEPASATPAPTA; from the coding sequence ATGTCGCTCTTCACCCCGCGCACGCCGCGCGAGAGCCAGCACGAGACGTCCCAGCTCATGATGCCCGAGCACGCGAACAACCTCGGGCACGTGTTCGGCGGCGTCATCCTCTCGATGATGGACACCGCCGCGGCAGTGGCGGCGTTTCGCCACGCGCGCAACAATTGCGTGACCGTCAGCATCGATCGCGTCGACTTCCGGGAGCCGATCCACGTCGGCGACCTGGTCGTGATGAAGGCGAGCGTCAACTTCGTGGGCCGCACGTCGATGGAGGTCGGCGTGCGCGTCGAAGCCGAGGAGCTCACGACGGGACGGCGCCGCCACACCAACTCCTGCTACCTGACCTTCGTCGCCGTGGACCGGAACGGCCGTCCGATCGAGGTGCCGCCGCTGCGCCCCGAGATGCCCGACGAGGTGCGCCGCTACGAGGCGGCGCGCGAGCGCCGTCGCCGCCGTCTCGAGGAGCGGCACGCGGAGCAGGGCCGTGCGCCCGAGCCCGCGAGCGCGACGCCCGCCCCGACCGCATGA